From Pseudomonas sp. B21-028, one genomic window encodes:
- a CDS encoding DUF1329 domain-containing protein: protein MSALAIALLSAGVVQAAVSPDQAARLNTDLTPMGAERAGNKDGSIPAWTGGYTTVPAGYKNGDKRADPFAADKPLYSVSAANMAQYADQLSDGAKALLQKYPGYRLDVYPTHRSAAAPQWVYDNTLKNATRATLEVDSEKVSGAYGGIPFPLPQNGTEVLWNYRLSWQGGDTFYSPFDTWLMTAGGKKIQATRARFWYQSPYYFKEGSLETFAGKFLIGKLATELPSSKAGEGLMTHWDMDPGKRAAWQYLVGQRRVRRAPNIAYDTPDFVTSGVGFFDEAFMIFGPTDRHDLKLVGKKELLVPYNNNRAAAAKSDDLVKPNFLNPDLVRWEKHRVWVVNATLKEGKRHVVPKRTYYVDEDSWQVLLVDGYDAQGKLGRTNYSLTLLAPEMPALTAQMSWGSYNLETGAYFLNSSANDLDVQYQSYPRPSSSFFTPDAMANDSSR from the coding sequence ATGTCGGCCCTGGCCATTGCCTTGCTGAGTGCCGGCGTGGTGCAGGCGGCGGTTTCCCCTGATCAGGCCGCCCGGCTCAATACCGACCTCACCCCCATGGGCGCCGAGCGCGCGGGCAACAAGGACGGCAGCATTCCGGCGTGGACCGGGGGCTATACGACAGTGCCGGCGGGCTATAAGAACGGCGACAAGCGTGCCGATCCATTTGCCGCCGACAAGCCGCTGTACTCGGTCAGCGCAGCCAACATGGCGCAATACGCCGATCAGTTGTCCGACGGCGCCAAAGCCTTGCTGCAGAAATACCCGGGTTATCGTCTGGACGTCTATCCGACTCACCGCAGCGCCGCCGCGCCGCAGTGGGTGTATGACAACACCTTGAAGAACGCGACCCGCGCCACCCTCGAAGTGGACTCGGAAAAAGTCAGCGGTGCCTATGGCGGCATTCCGTTCCCGTTGCCACAGAACGGGACCGAGGTGCTGTGGAACTACCGCCTGTCCTGGCAGGGGGGCGACACCTTCTATTCGCCTTTCGATACCTGGCTGATGACCGCTGGCGGCAAGAAGATCCAGGCCACCCGGGCGCGTTTCTGGTACCAGAGCCCTTACTACTTCAAGGAAGGCAGTCTCGAAACCTTCGCGGGCAAGTTCCTGATCGGCAAACTGGCCACGGAGCTGCCATCGTCCAAGGCCGGCGAGGGCCTGATGACCCACTGGGACATGGACCCTGGCAAGCGCGCCGCCTGGCAGTACCTGGTCGGTCAGCGTCGGGTACGGCGAGCACCGAACATTGCCTATGACACGCCGGACTTCGTCACCTCGGGCGTGGGTTTCTTCGATGAGGCCTTCATGATTTTCGGTCCGACCGACCGTCACGACCTCAAGCTGGTGGGCAAGAAAGAGTTGCTGGTGCCCTACAACAACAACCGCGCGGCCGCGGCGAAGAGCGACGACCTGGTCAAGCCGAACTTCCTCAACCCGGATCTGGTGCGCTGGGAGAAACACCGGGTCTGGGTGGTGAATGCCACGCTCAAGGAAGGTAAGCGTCATGTGGTGCCAAAACGCACCTATTACGTCGACGAGGACTCCTGGCAGGTGCTGCTGGTGGACGGTTACGACGCCCAGGGCAAATTGGGTCGCACCAACTACTCGCTGACCCTGCTGGCCCCGGAAATGCCGGCGCTCACCGCGCAGATGTCGTGGGGCAGCTACAACCTGGAGACCGGCGCCTACTTCCTGAACTCCTCGGCCAACGACCTGGATGTCCAGTACCAGAGCTATCCGCGTCCGTCATCTTCGTTCTTCACCCCCGACGCCATGGCTAACGACAGTTCGCGTTGA
- a CDS encoding WD40/YVTN/BNR-like repeat-containing protein: MIGNFSLGRALSVILTLTVLLMSGWTTASPRIASLDQAAMQSAKATHAALLAVTRAGERLVAVGERGIVLLSDDSGKSWRQARVPVSVSLTAVQFVDDEQGWAVGHMGVVLHSTDGGETWVKQLDGVAAAQLALAAAQQGGDAKPVEDAERLVADGPDKPFLDLYFSDRRNGYVVGAYGLILHTVDGGGTWKPWMQQVDNPDGLNLYGIRAAGGELFIVGERGLLLRSKDNGSSFQALESPYDGSFFGLQGSASGELIAFGLRGNAFWSGDQGASWRRIETGLEVALSAGTQLKDGALVLASQAGDLLLSSGRGSRLRHLSGPAGTSIAGLVAAPDGSLICVGLGGLTRLDQALVSAQR, from the coding sequence ATGATCGGTAACTTTTCACTCGGGCGGGCGTTGTCGGTGATCCTGACGCTGACGGTCTTGCTGATGTCGGGCTGGACGACGGCCAGCCCAAGAATTGCCTCGCTCGATCAGGCGGCCATGCAGAGCGCCAAGGCTACGCATGCCGCGTTGCTGGCGGTGACTCGCGCAGGCGAACGGCTGGTGGCGGTCGGCGAGCGCGGCATCGTCCTGCTCTCCGATGACTCCGGCAAAAGCTGGCGCCAGGCACGGGTGCCGGTCAGTGTCAGCCTGACGGCGGTGCAATTCGTCGATGACGAGCAGGGCTGGGCCGTCGGTCATATGGGCGTGGTGCTGCACAGCACCGACGGCGGCGAAACCTGGGTCAAGCAACTCGATGGCGTCGCGGCGGCGCAGTTGGCGCTGGCTGCCGCGCAACAGGGCGGCGACGCCAAGCCTGTGGAAGACGCCGAGCGATTGGTCGCGGATGGGCCGGACAAGCCGTTTCTCGATCTGTACTTCAGCGACCGTCGCAACGGCTATGTGGTCGGCGCCTATGGCCTGATCCTGCATACCGTCGACGGTGGCGGGACCTGGAAACCGTGGATGCAGCAGGTGGACAACCCCGACGGGCTCAACCTGTACGGCATTCGTGCGGCGGGGGGAGAACTGTTCATCGTCGGCGAGCGGGGTCTGTTATTGCGCTCCAAAGACAACGGCAGCAGCTTCCAGGCGCTCGAATCACCCTATGACGGCAGCTTCTTCGGTCTGCAAGGCAGTGCCAGCGGCGAACTGATCGCCTTCGGCCTGCGCGGCAATGCCTTCTGGTCGGGTGACCAGGGGGCTAGTTGGCGGCGTATCGAAACCGGCCTGGAAGTGGCCTTGTCCGCCGGCACTCAACTCAAGGATGGGGCGCTGGTCCTGGCCAGCCAAGCCGGAGACCTGTTGCTCAGTTCCGGTCGCGGAAGCCGCTTGCGGCATCTTTCCGGCCCGGCCGGCACCTCCATCGCCGGTCTGGTGGCCGCCCCGGATGGCAGCTTGATCTGCGTCGGCCTGGGCGGGCTGACCCGCCTCGATCAAGCCCTTGTCTCGGCGCAACGCTGA